The genomic DNA acaatcaaggaaatagatctatctgctcagactagaggaacacctTAATAAttattgtgagcaatttctttgtgtactttgcattgttcaattttcagtaaattgTAGCACTtctcagttttatctactatttttcaatctgtatttttaggatgttttgttatcattaagtttctcttaatttatggctacaattccagtagacataaattgggggagattattaggaatatgttgtgtacttgaagataaattgaacaaaacatcttagtagatttaacttagtgaattttgtagcactcgacggatgatcaaatatagtcccgacggatgattcaatatagtcccgacagatgatgatttgacatccaccgggtgagtagcttatgtaataataagttttgtagcacatttatgcaaataatttatataaattatgtagtagcatatgagtcatgttgactactagtagatatgcagagtaggttgattaattgtaaatattagatgtcttgtaattctgcataaatgaaatggagtcaagtgtcaaatagctacccgacggatgatcaacgaagctacccgacagatgatcaacaagactACCCGACGGGTAATAAGCATGTACCCGACacatgatcaattcaaatatttgttgacagtgacaacacagtcacatgcgttgggtgtttgcaaaaggaatgtggcagcctgtttagcaggaaaatgtgaacaaagaagcattaccatttccatgctattatgaagatattcaaagatgctggaatagagtagtgaagcagcatggagttagacttgataggttttgttttattatcctgtcttattaccatgtaaagttggtgatatataaaccaagtgtagctagtagagcaaacaactaagcaaacatattttagaagagaaatagaaaaaactgtaactgttaagaatttctctatagtttgtttgttcacttgtaaagcagctgtgagctattaaAGCTTCACAGcgttctctcgatatatatatatatatatatatatatatatatatatatatatatatatatgatggatacattcaaatccaccagaaagttttaaagacttgtatttttattacttgtgttttgatttatataattctttcattccgcactttgcaaatcaaacacttatatattattgagttagaacagttttaaaaatctcaaaaagaagccagaattacattcaacccccccccccttctgtaattcttgttgtattattagggaataacaacaATTCTTTTTTCACCAATCCCAAAAATATAGAGGGTTCTGATATTCTCATTATCTTTAGATTTTAATAAGGCATTTCATCTTCCTTGTTCTGTAGATTTATTGCTGCCTAATCACTGACCTTGAATTTATAGGTCCATACAGATTTAGAGAAATGCATATAGAATAATGCATTTCAAAAAATATAtcagttttaattttttttattcagAAATAATTAAACATGGTGtaatattataagatgatttgcAGGAAAGCTAAAAGAGAATGGATTTGTGATGTATACAGGATAGCTAAAATTATAACGAATTTGAGAGTTAGGTCTAAATTTTACTATCAACTCGGTCATTGCAGAAACAAAGGGACAAGCAAATAGCATGACAGCTAATCAGAGGTTGTCAAGTGCCAATCCTCTCTAATCCTGAGGCAATGATATAACACATCCGTCGAAATTGAgcaaaaatttaaaattttgagtAGCACATTAGAGACAGAGAATATACTGATAAGCTTACGAAGCTCCTAACATATAATCTACAATTTGCAACATTCATACATAATCTTAGGTAGTCAGGTTTAGAAATTCAGGTAATCAGGTTTAGAAATTCATAGGCTTGCAATATAGTCCTTTGAAGTTGCAGAGGAAAAAGCTTGGTACAAAAATGTATATATGCCCTACAACGTTGACCCTGAGATTTGCGTGATCTTAGTCGAAATCAGTTTATGAGACCCTAATATACATATACCATGAAATTTTATACATCTATATAAGAGAGTTGGAAAAGCTCCGGTCTTAATGCCCCTACCACTGCCCCTATTTGCGTGGTCTTAGTTTTAGTCTTGCTCGACTATAGGGTCACCCTTGACACCAAATGCGATTTTCACTAGGTAAAGTAAATGATGGATGTACTAAGGGGCACTACATCAGCGTTACGACGCAATCTCCATCCGGTAAAAAGAAGGTCGGGGTTCAAAATTTGAATCTAATTCCATGAGATGATCACAAGTGAAACAACAATACATTATTAGCCAATAAAAAAACTACATGCTATAACTTTCATTTGGGTGAAATGAAATTCATGATGTGAGTTGTGAGCTGTTGAAATTAAAGACAATTTTTTTCTTGAGCAAAGTATGGATTGGAAGTGAAACAGTAACATGAAAGGAGGCAGTAATAAATGATTAGTAACTCAAAATCAAATATATATGTTAAAGCAACACATAACAGTTTGGGGATAATTACACTTAATATAGAATATTTTGTGATAACAAGTCCCAAATATGATACTTAATATAAAACATTATGAGATAACAAGTCGGGACaaagaagaaaaaaaacaaaaGTAGAAAATATAATCTCAGGCACCCTAGTCCTTCGGTGGCTCCTTGGCTTTTATTTTTCTGCAGGAAGTTGGTAGATTAACTCTTTGTGCATGAGGAAGACATGACAAGTGGAGAAGTCCATACAGCTTAAAATGTTGAAAGCAACAACAAACAGCAACATAGAAACAATGAAAAAATTACATTTGACAGAAGAAGTAAATTTTTAGAAATATCAGATGAAAAAAAATATGCTAGCAAATACAATAAAAGAACTTTACATTTACATGATGGGACGAAGAGTTAGGAATATGGTCAGTAACGATATTTGTGTGTAGTGTATACGTCCTCGTATAGATATTAGATActcattctggaaataaaagaaaggaaaaataaAGTTAAGCTACATACCAATATTTCGTAGATTAATATTCACTTGAGTCACTTCCATCGCTTTCAAAGGTATAATAGTCGGTTTCATCATCATCGTTGTCTCCTAGATGGCTTTCACAACTATAATACTCACTTGATTCAGAGTCTCCTTGACTCCCATCTCCTCCATCTTGAGATCCATTATCATTTTCCGTAGCAGTGTCCTGAACAGTTTATTCATCACTAGCAGTGTCCACACCATCACCTTGGTCACCAGCAGTGTCCACACCATCACCTTGGTCACCAGCAGTGTCCTCATCATCACTCTATTCACTAGAAAAGTCCACATCATCTAGTAGTCCATAAATACTTCCCATGGTAACAAGGAAAGCATGTACATGAACATTTAAGAAATCCCAATGTTGTTCAAGGTAATCTAAGAAATTCCGACGTTGTTCTTAGTTTTCCATAGCTAGGTTCAACCTACACAGAGGACATGTATAACTCCTTTCAAACCAAGATTCAATGCAAGTATATTGAAATGCATGGTTGTAGGGTAATACCCTATGATTTTCAGGCAGTGGATTAAAACAGATAGGACACTccatatttttgaaaaaatccTTAAATTACTAAGCTCTTGAATAGTTGCTTGCGAAAAAAGATGAACTAAATTTTGTATTATTCAATTTATGCTATAAAATAATCTTTCATGAACATACATAGCCCCTTACATGGTTATAGATTTAAAATAGATTAGATAAATTATTTAGAATATTTAAAAGGTAaatataaaattacaaatatttttttaaaatttgtgaaGTTTAATATCTAATATTCTTACATGCAACATTTGTTTATCAAAAGTACTAGTTGTGTGACTAATATCAATGATGAGATGATTTCATAAAATCTTCACATGACATTTATAAAACTTAATTTAAAACTATACtaaaatatcaaaaaaaattagtaattaaaatatatgTAACTTTACTTCTTAAAAATATTGTAAGTTTTTCCTCTTAAATTTGAATATTATTAAAATTTGTTATATTTGATGTTTAGAACAAAATTAATATATATCATAAAGTTAGTTGCTAGTAAGGAAGTCAAGTTGTTTGGAGCAAATTATAAGAATAAAATAACTGTACCCATATGCATGATATGCATGCTAACATATATATGTATGCCAAATACATGCAAGAAAAGCAACTTAAAAACCATATACTTGCTAGTGTAAAGATTCTCAACGTCCCCATCAAATTGGATTAGTACATGATACCGTGTTGATAACACTCATGATATGATTGGCCTTCAGTAATATTTTGCATCACTACGAAAATAAACTTCTAGGCATGCAAGAATACATTGGGTGCATACCTTCAGAATATATTCTCATTCTTCTAACATATTTTTTAATTTCATTTaactttataaataaataaaattcaaaGTATGTGTTTAACAaagaataatatatatatatatatgtatgtgtgtgtgtgtgtgtgtgtgtatgtgtgtatacTTTGTAAATAAAGGCAGTGTACATTTCATTATTTCTGTTTGCACAAAAAGTTTTCTATTACAAAAATGAAATGTCCCATTTATTGGGAGTCTTTGCAAGGAAATCTTAGAGTGTTGCCTTGTGGTCACTCCTTTCACCATTCTTGCATCCAAGCTTGGTTTGAAAGAAGAGCAACATGTCCTCAATGTAGATTGGTGGTAGGAGGTAATGCAAATTGGAAAGAAATTGTTATAACTACTTTTGGTGTGTTTGGGCTTGTCTTTGGGCTTCTTACCTTTAGTTGAATGTTAAACGGCGTAATTGGAGAAAATGAGAATGTCGGAGGTGATCAAGTTGGAGGAGATGGTGACAATGACGATGACAACATTGGAAGCAACTATCAAGATGGGTTTAGCAAACTCGAAGATGACGATGACGAAGATGAATATGATGAGGAGATGACGAGGAGGTGGAGGAGGAAGATGACTAGGAAAATTAAGATTGAATGACACTAACATGATAGTTTCTCTTCTTTCGTTTTCATATTAGAGGTCTGGCAAGTTATGTAGGTCACGAAAGTTTCTAATCTTATTTGTTATTTGTATGCTAGTGAAGTTAATAGCTTGATATTTGAATCTATACTCCTATCAATTATACTGCTATTAAATTTTGTTTAATGGATTTATTTACTTAATTTGAATCTTATAACTACTtcattgaaaatatttaagttcgataaaaaataaacatgtttatagaataatatgttttatcattgttatgataacaatgatatccaaatatatatagtgtacttattatatcttctttcattatttatgcaacgaagtatataaataatattattaatcacaaatatgtaatatatatatatgtgtgtttaaagtattatttatatttatagtaaatgtgaatttataaatatataagaaaatatattagaataatcagattataatCGGGCTTTTTTCGGGCTTTTAATCAGGCCGGACCGGGCTGAAGGCCGAActtttaaccgggccgggccggaccgggttttgcctaaaaatatagggtcCGTCGAGGCCTGAAGCCCGGGCCGGGTTTTGACCGGGTCGGGCTTGACTGGGTTTTGACCTGGTCGGGCTTGACCGGGTTTTGACCGGATCGGGGCGGGTCAGATTTTCGGGCCCGGGCTTTTTGTACATCTCTAATTTGAGATGATTCACAATAGGGTGGAGCTATATAACATCACTTACTCAACTATATATTATTACCTGTGCTAAAAGGTGTAATCTTTATGACAAGGCTATTGAATGGTTTGAGAGAATGTACCAGACTGGTTTGATACCTGATGAGGTTACTTACTCTGCAGTATTAGATGTGTATGGTATATTGAGAAGAGTGGAGGAGGTTGTTAGTTTGTATGAAAAAGGGAGGGCTAGTGGATGGAAACCCGATACGGTTGCTTTTGCAGTGTTGGGTAAATTGTTTGCTCAATCCGGGGATTATGATGGTATTAGATATGTGTTTCAAGAAATGAAGGCAGTTGAGGTGGAACCCTGATTTATTTCTGTATAATACATTGTTCGAAGCATTGATAAAGGCCAAGAAGCCTGGTTTAGCTAAAGGCCTGTTTGGAAGCATGATTAGTTCTGGAATCAAACCGAATGAGAAAACACTAACAACACTTGTTATAATATTTGGAAAGGCGAGATGGGCTAAAGATGCCCTGGGATTGTGGGAAAAACTTAGGTCTAATAAGTGGGCAGTGAATAATTTGTTGTATAGTACATTGCTAAATATGTGTGTTGATCTGGGGTTGGAGGAAGAAGCTGAAAGATTGTTTCAAGACATGAAAAAATCCGACAAGTGTAAGCCTGATAGTTGTTGGAGCTGCACTGCAATGTTGAATATATATGGAAGTGGAGGTTATGTTGAAAAGGCAATGGATTTGTTTGATGAGATGTATGAGTTGGATGTTGAACTTAATATAATGGGCACCTTCACAAAAGTAGTAGCTACTTTTTAAGCACATTTCAAAACTAGTCACCCTAATTCAGGCTAACAGGGCGGACACGCTGCTAAAAATATGTCCGATCCTCTCAAGGACGGACAGAACTGAGGGTTTTTCCTCAGTTCAATCAAGTAATAATTGGTGCATGTCTAGATTTCTTTTCCAGTAGTTGCTTTCTATCTCTAGGTTTCTGTTTCTCCAAGCTTTGTATTGGACTCGTTTTCCTCTAGTTAGAGAGGCCTTATGTTATTAATATAATTGACTTATCAAAAAAAtatgaatattaataataatatcgGGTTTTCTAATGTGTGGCCAAGGGCACACAATCCCATGAGTTTGGTGCATTTTGATTGATACtctaatcataaatattgatggACTCCTGCATTTACAACAACTCCACCAATAAAAATGCACCAAACTCATGAGAGTTAGTGCTTATTGTGTGCCATTGGCACACATTAGAAAGACCGTTTATTATTctaatttgaatttgaatttaattatttaatttcttGATTTTGATCTACAATTAGTTACTCACAAATTCTACTAAATTTTACATCAATTATATTTATTATCCTGAACTTAAATTTTATACCAACcacattttttaattttatattatttttatgaaatttataaGAAATTCCCTAAGTTGATTCTCAACTAATAGGcatataaaaatttaatatttttgaaTACATAAGATTACGAGTGAAAGATGAGTCccacaaaaataaatatattttattaaatatgaATTTGGTCAACTAGCAATGTTATCTTATTATATAtcattattatttaattttatatattcttatattttaaaaagaattaACTTACACGCGACCTAAAATCTACCTAATTATCATAAATCTActaatttatatataatataaattcatatatacaattaatattcaaataaatttaaatttttgataCCGTCTTCAGAAATCCAACAACATTGATGCAAGCATATATAGATATTAGTGTGTATTATGAGCTACCTAAAAAGTTAGCAATGTATAAGCATCATTTTTGATGAGTTTTCCTAAAATATTCATATTTCATCTAATTTAAGAATCATTTTTATGAGTTCTCCTAAAATATAGTTACAAAAGCTAATCATGTAGATACACATGAAATTATGCgtaattattaataatattatataattataatgaAATAATAAAAACCAATATTGAGGATTGTCTCCACTCAATCTGGCCCGTACTTAACTCGACAATACTATAttcatattttatctcttttCCCAATCGtcataaaatattacaaaaaaattatatatatatatatataatataaataattaaaaataatataatttatgtgtacttttattattatttttaaattttaattatttcataTTATAATATGATTTATATCTGATAAATTCTTTCACGTTTATTTTTTAGTCATAAGATAATTAAAAGTTAATTcatatttgattaattaattaattgtaaaatttattctattatatatttatattattttattatatttagaTTTTTATCGCAAATTCTTGGTGGAAATTTTAATTTTGTTCGAACGGGGAATACCTAATCAATATCGGGACGAATTCAAAAATCGAGAGAATACTGAATACATACTGTTGAATTTTTGACTTCTGAATACTCAAGAGGAAAAATTAAGGAATTTTTTGATCTTTAAATTCTTCGTCTACCTTCCCAATTTAACTTTTATTATTtcatattataatatatattctaaggggtaattttatatttattttttaatcatACGATAATTAATGTTAATTCATATTtgagttattaattaattaattatagagTAAAGTACACTTTGTGTACTCGCACTTTGGTGAAGACACCGCTTGCAATATTACAGTTCAAAAATAACCAACTGAAATACTACATTTCTATTTCCGTTACAGATGAATGCAATCTGTTAAATCTTATTAACGCCATGACAAAAAATGGAGGGCATCATCGTCTTTTCCACATAAACCAATTACGCGGGCTTTTACCAGTACCTTTTCGCCTCCTCTTTTTCCATTTTCTTGCAAACTGAAGAGAAAGGTGATCCAAAATCTAGCAAGCATGAGTTGGTTAATTCGTCCAAGGGAAGAAAGGGATATTTACTCACCAAATGAATGCCCCAATTATACAGGTAAGTGTTCGATATCTCCAGTAATTTTAGGGTAAATTAGGGTATCCCCAATCTCTGTAATTTGTATAAAAATACGGTTCTTGAGATGTAATGTTAAGGTTTGTCATATATGTATGTTAGGATTTCGATATCTCcagttacagataaattttagGGTTTGCTAGCTGTTAGTGTTTGACGAGTACAAATTAGGGTTTTGGCCTGGTAGTGGTCCCATTCACGTGTATTGAATTGTTTATGTCCTCCTTTATGTATATGTTTGTGATTTGTTCCCCACTTTCtgtttttgtttgttatttttcTCAGCTGCAGATATGTTTACAATTAAACTGTATTATGGTGGGGTCATCTCTGAAAATCCTAGGAATTATGTTGGTGGAGATTTTGTTTATGTAGACGGGTGTAATGTAGACATGACGAGTATAATTGAGTTAAAGTCTATGCTAACAGAATGTGGTCAAGATGGGTGTCATTCATTTAGTTATAAATTTCCAAAAACAGATTGGGTCAATGGTGTATGGACATTATAATCAGATGCTCATGTTTTAGACATGTGTGAACTTGTGCCACCTTCAAGGTTGGTGTTTGTTTTTGCTGTTTCCATTGCTTCCAAACCCCTAGCAGTAGTCACACCTGATGGGAAAATGTCACAGGAGTACAACCCTTTACAAGATCCTAACTTGGAATTTGTGGAGAATGACCACCTCAATTCTGAAGATTTTCTTAGAGAAATGTGTGTGTATGAGGGTCTTTTTGACTACGAAGCAGATGAGGAGGAAAATGCAGAGAATGCAGATGTAGAGGGGAATCCAGAGAATGAAGGTGAAGTTGAAGATCATACAGATGATGATGAGGTGTTTAGTGATCATACTGACTCAGAGAATGAAGATTTTGTGGTGTGTCAAGATGAGTTGACTGATGATTCATTTCACAGTGACTCCTCCAATGTTGACAGCACAGATGATGATGTTTATTTCTATAAGAATGAGAGGGCAAAAAAGAGAGAAGCAAAAGAGGTTGAGAAAATAAACAATAAAACTgtaaaaggaaaaggaaaagcagAAGGAGAAGGAAACATGACTGACAAGGGGAAAACAAGGGTTACAGATGACATGGGGATAGGAGGAAATGTAGAATATTCAATTGATTCTACACAATATGCAGACAGTGAAGAAGAGAGGATGGCTGCTAACTCCACAGATGAAGAAGAGATCAAGTGGTCTGTTTTTTATGAGAAGAGTGAGATGGGGCATCCAAAGTTTGAGTTGGGGCAGTTATTTGCAAGTGCAAAGGTGTTCATAGAGGCAGTAAAAAAGCGTAAAAAAGCAAGCCATTGTTGAAAGAAAACCTGTAGTGCAGAAAAGTAATTTGATCAGAAACAGATAAATTCTAAATGGATTGCGAATTACTATGAAAATGACATAAGGATGAACCCCACATGGCCTTTGCAAGATTTTCTGAAAAAGGTTGTCAATGATTGGGGCTGTCATGTGAGCATTTATGCAATTGCTAGGGCCAAAAGAAAGGCATTGCAGAAAATTAATGGGAAGCATGTGGAGCAGTATTCAAGAGTTTGGGACTATGATAATGCTTTATTGAAAGCATTTCCTGATAGCACTGTCTTGGTGATGACTGAAGATGTTGTGGTACAGAAGAGGTTGGACAGAAAAGATTCAAAAGATTCTACATTTGCTTTGGAGCAGTTAAGAAGGGATTCAAAGAGGGTTGTAGGCCATTAATAGGGCTGGATGGGTGCCACTTAAAGGGCCTTTATGGTGGCCAACTATTAGCAGCTATTGGTACAGATGCTAATAATGGGATGTATCCATTGGCTTGGGCAGTGGTGGAAGCTGAGAATAGTGAGAGTTGGAATTGGTTTTTAAAGCAAGTAGTTGAAGACTTGAACATTGAGAATGACAACAGCTGGACATTTATATCTGATAGGCAGAATGACTTGATTAATGCCTTGGAAAATATTGTGCCTAATGCAGAACATAGGTTCTGTGTTATGCACTTGTACAGAAACATGTGGAAAGAACACAAAGGCATTGGTGTCAGGATGATTCTCTGGAAAGCAGCTAGGGCTACAACTGAATACACATTTAAGAAGCACATGGATGAGCTTCAAAAGGTAAGCTGTTGTCATTCCATGTCATTAATCATTTGGTTATTAATCATTAGTCATACTttcttgaattatgtgcttatTCATTATAAAATCATGTATTGGCAGTTATCAAAGAAATGCTATGATTGGTTATCTGAAAAACCAAGAACTCAATGGAATAGAAGTGCCTTCAGATTGACACCTAAATCTGACCAGTTTGTAAATAACCAATGTGAGGTATTTAATAGCACCATTGGAAAATATAGGGACTTGCCTATACAGTCAATGCCACAAAGCATACATATTGATGTCATGAAAATGATACAAAAAGGAGGGACAAGATGCTTAATAGTTATGCCTTGAACCCTATTTGCCCTAATGCCATGAGAAGACTGAATAAGTAAGTGTCTTCAACTAACTATGTTGCAGTGTCATGTCTCAAGTTTATGTGATACTAATTGTTAATGCCTAATATTTTGTTTGTAGATCTGTTGAGTTGATTAAAGGTTGTCATGCGGTATGGTCTGGAGGTGCAAAGTACCTGGTTACTATGAGTGATGGGGGTTACCAAATGGTGGTGGACTTGGAGGCCAAAAGGTGTGCATGCAGGAAATGGGAGATCTCAGGTAGAGCCGGCCAAACGAGCGGTTTGGATCGGCCCGCTCGCTATTCGGCTCGCCGGAAATTCGTACAGTTCGCCTCGAGACGTGCCGAGTCACTATTCGGATCgagccgttacttaaaacgaaCCGACCACGAGTTAATAATCTGAAAACCGGAACCGGACCGGCCCGGCCCGCTTTAACCGCCAACGACTTTGCAAGCACGAACCGACACGGCACGAACCGACACGGCTCGAACCGGCACGGCTCGGCCCGCGAGTCACAGTTTTAAGAGATTGATAATTGTGTAAGTAATCTATACGTACAGgaaaatgtgtgtgtgtgttgagaGAAAAGTGGAACTGTGAATGAAAAAGAGAGGCAGTGGCCTCAGACTTTTAAAAATGGACTGCTTTATATAACTTGTCTTCTATTCTGTCCTTACTTTCACATTTTTACCCTTCGTAACTCGCCTGAATTCGCCAAACTCGCCCGAATTCACCTGAATTCGCCTGAACGAACCGCTCGCATTCGCCTAACTCGGCTCGCATTCGCCTAACTCGGCTCGCGTTCGTATAACTCGCCTAACTCGCCTAACTCGCCTAATTCACGAGCCGATCCCGGGTTATCACTTTATCAAATCGGCAcgactcggctcggctcgttcaCTTCTACGTGTCGTTCACGAGTTAGTGGCTAATTGATTCGGCTCGCTTGAAACTCGACACGGCCCGGACGGCCCGACCGTCTGGCCACCTCTAATCTCAGGTATACCATGTTACCATGCATGTGCTTGCATAGCATGGTCTAAGAAAAATTATGAGGAGTATATTCATGCTTGCTACTCAAAGGATAATTTCCTTGCAACATACAACCACATTCTTGATCCCATTTGCGGTGAAGAAGAATGGGATGCAACAGACTACCCTAAGCCACTGCCACATGTACTTAAGGTACAAATAGGAAGGCCAAAGAAATCAAGGAACAAAACCAATGATGTAACCACCCCTGGGGCTACAAGGTTAAAGAGACAGAACACCAAAATCAGGTGCTCTTATTGTACTGAATATTCTCATAATATGAGGACTTGACCTGCTAGGGTATGTTGTTTTTTCATTATCTCGATATGATAATGTGTGCACATCAGGAGTAGTATATGAAGAGTATGTACTTCTTATGTTCACAGGCACATGACAAAGCTAATGGTTGTGAGAAGCAAGTGAAAACTAGGACCAAGAAGGCAAAGACAGCTAAAGTTGGTGGTGGAAAGGAGGCTTCAAACTCTAGTACACTTGAAGAAGCCAGTCAAGGAGGCCAAGAAACTCCAAATCAAGGTGGACAAAGTGGTGAAAGGAGGCCAAGAAATTCTTGCGGGAATTTTAATTCCATTCCAACGGGGTTGAGGAATGAACTTATGCCTGGTTAATATCCGGGTGAATTCAAAAATTGAGATTATACTGAATATATCTTGTAAaatttttttattacaaaatgAGAAATAAGGATATCATTTCTGATCGAGTAACGTGAACCcttattaatataaaaataactCTTAACATTTAATTTGATCGAAAAGAAAAATATGATTTAGTAATATGATTTGATTGTAcaatgatatttaaataattaataattgaatttatatatttataaaattatattaatattttaaaaaataatcatTTGGTGTGTATAACGGGTAAAACGCTAGTCTTTTTATAACTACAAGTCTGTAACACGTAAAATTATCTAACTATATGTCCTTTTATAACTACAAATCTACAACATGTAGAGTTATCTCACTA from Apium graveolens cultivar Ventura chromosome 5, ASM990537v1, whole genome shotgun sequence includes the following:
- the LOC141724920 gene encoding uncharacterized protein LOC141724920: MNPTWPLQDFLKKVVNDWGCHVSIYAIARAKRKALQKINGKHVEQYSRVWDYDNALLKAFPDSTVLVMTEDVVVQKRLDRKDSKDSTFALEQLRRDSKRGLYGGQLLAAIGTDANNGMYPLAWAVVEAENSESWNWFLKQVVEDLNIENDNSWTFISDRQNDLINALENIVPNAEHRFCVMHLYRNMWKEHKGIGVRMILWKAARATTEYTFKKHMDELQKLSKKCYDWLSEKPRTQWNRSAFRLTPKSDQRDKMLNSYALNPICPNAMRRLNKSVELIKGCHAVWSGGAKYLVTMSDGGYQMVVDLEAKRCACRKWEISAWSKKNYEEYIHACYSKDNFLATYNHILDPICGEEEWDATDYPKPLPHVLKAHDKANGCEKQVKTRTKKAKTAKVGGGKEASNSSTLEEASQGGQETPNQGGQSGERRPRNSCGNFNSIPTGLRNELMPG